The Lewinellaceae bacterium genome has a segment encoding these proteins:
- a CDS encoding DUF3078 domain-containing protein produces the protein MKNLFLIIAALMVSFFIPSGNLTAQDAAEEKQEDPVWKAGAGLGLDFAQLLQINPKQGAGQNRLGIGGAVSFFAKYKKDRIAWDNVAAWQLGLQRLGSGVIAQGSDTKIPFQKAIDELRLNSKAGYAIKEGSKIFVAADFSFMSQLTPTYNGTADYPGNFLSDISGNGTAVLQSKLFSPAGITLSVGIDYKLSDKLSIYFSPIGGKWIIVADDGIAALNVHGNPPGENVFSALGALARMNYSNKFLEDRLVYTSGLALFSNYKLEPQNIDVDWVNEIGFNIFKGLQAAVTLNVFYDHDIKVQITDYNAPNGINGTGRRASVTEQFLLKYNVTF, from the coding sequence ATGAAAAATTTATTTTTAATCATTGCAGCCTTAATGGTCTCGTTTTTTATTCCCTCTGGCAATTTAACGGCCCAGGATGCCGCTGAAGAAAAACAGGAGGACCCCGTATGGAAAGCAGGAGCAGGCCTTGGGCTGGATTTTGCTCAATTGCTTCAGATCAATCCCAAACAAGGAGCCGGTCAAAATAGACTGGGTATTGGCGGAGCGGTTAGCTTTTTTGCTAAATATAAAAAGGACAGGATCGCGTGGGACAACGTGGCCGCCTGGCAACTCGGCCTTCAACGTCTTGGGTCAGGGGTGATTGCCCAGGGGTCGGACACAAAAATACCCTTCCAAAAGGCTATCGACGAGCTCAGACTCAATTCAAAAGCCGGATATGCCATCAAAGAGGGATCAAAGATCTTCGTCGCAGCTGACTTTTCCTTTATGAGTCAACTCACTCCCACTTATAACGGCACCGCCGATTATCCCGGAAATTTCCTGTCAGATATTTCCGGAAATGGTACGGCTGTTTTGCAATCGAAACTTTTTTCACCGGCAGGCATTACCTTGTCTGTAGGAATCGATTACAAACTGTCCGATAAACTTTCCATCTATTTCTCTCCTATTGGTGGAAAATGGATCATTGTTGCAGATGATGGCATCGCTGCCCTCAATGTTCATGGCAATCCCCCCGGGGAAAATGTATTTAGTGCATTGGGAGCACTGGCCAGGATGAATTACTCCAACAAATTCCTCGAAGACCGTCTCGTTTACACTTCCGGTTTGGCTCTGTTCTCTAATTACAAATTGGAACCACAGAATATCGATGTGGACTGGGTGAATGAAATTGGTTTCAATATCTTCAAAGGATTACAGGCTGCCGTTACCCTGAATGTATTTTACGATCATGATATCAAAGTACAGATCACCGACTACAACGCTCCAAATGGCATAAATGGCACGGGAAGAAGAGCCAGCGTCACGGAACAATTCCTGCTTAAATACAACGTAACTTTCTAA